In Homo sapiens chromosome 11, GRCh38.p14 Primary Assembly, one DNA window encodes the following:
- the SIGIRR gene encoding single Ig IL-1-related receptor isoform X2 produces MPGVCDRAPDFLSPSEDQVLRPALGSSVALNCTAWVVSGPHCSLPSVQWLKDGLPLGIGGHYSLHEYSWVKANLSEVLVSSVLGVNVTSTEVYGAFTCSIQNISFSSFTLQRAGPTSHVAAVLASLLVLLALLLAALLYVKCRLNVLLWYQDAYGEVEINDGKLYDAYVSYSDCPEDRKFVNFILKPQLERRRGYKLFLDDRDLLPRAEPSADLLVNLSRCRRLIVVLSDAFLSRAWCSHSFREGLCRLLELTRRPIFITFEGQRRDPAHPALRLLRQHRHLVTLLLWRPGSVTPSSDFWKEVQLALPRKVQYRPVEGDPQTQLQDDKDPMLILRGRVPEGRALDSEVDPDPEGDLGMPAQPHSPTGEAQHRAEWGQAQGTGPGGAPGVEDSSRHREPLHGLCPGGARPSVCLGTSWASQAITAGGVRGPVFGEPSAPPHTSGVSLGESRSSEVDVSDLGSRNYSARTDFYCLVSKDDM; encoded by the exons ATGCCAG GTGTCTGTGATAGGGCCCCTGACTTCCTCTCCCCGTCTGAAGACCAGGTGCTGAGGCCTGCCTTGGGCAGCTCAGTGGCTCTGAACTGCACGGCTTGGGTAGTCTCTGGGCCCCACTGCTCCCTGCCTTCAGTCCAGTGGCTGAAAGACGGGCTTCCATTGGGAATTGGGGGCCACTACAGCCTCCACGAGTACTCCTG GGTCAAGGCCAACCTGTCAGAGGTGCTTGTGTCCAGTGTCCTGGGGGTCAACGTGACCAGCACTGAAGTCTATGGGGCCTTCACCTGCTCCATCCAGAACATCAGCTTCTCCTCCTTCACTCTTCAGAGAGCTG GCCCTACAAGCCACGTGGCTGCGGTGCTGGCCTCCCTCCTGGTCCTGCTGGCCCTGCTGCTGGCCGCCCTGCTCTATGTCAAGTGCCGTCTCAACGTGCTGCTCTGGTACCAGGACGCGTATGGGGAGGTGGAGATAAACG ACGGGAAGCTCTACGACGCCTACGTCTCCTACAGCGACTGCCCCGAGGACCGCAAGTTCGTGAACTTCATCCTAAAGCCGCAGCTGGAGCGGCGTCGGGGCTACAAGCTCTTCCTGGACGACCGCGACCTCCTGCCGCGCGCTG AGCCCTCCGCCGACCTCTTGGTGAACCTGAGCCGCTGCCGACGCCTCATCGTGGTGCTTTCGGACGCCTTCCTGAGCCGGGCCTGGTGCAGCCACAGCTTCCG GGAGGGCCTGTGCCGGCTGCTGGAGCTCACCCGCAGACCCATCTTCATCACCTTCGAGGGCCAGAGGCGCGACCCCGCGCACCCGGCGCTCCGCCTGCTGCGCCAGCACCGCCACCTGGTGACCTTGCTGCTCTGGAGGCCCGGCTCCGTG ACTCCTTCCTCCGATTTTTGGAAAGAAGTGCAGCTGGCGCTGCCGCGGAAGGTGCAGTACAGGCCTGTGGAAGGAGACCCCCAGACGCAGCTGCAGGACGACAAGGACCCCATGCTGATTCTTCGAGGCCGAGTCCCTGAGGGCCGGGCCCTGGACTCAGAGGTGGACCCGGACCCTGAGGGCGACCTGGGTATGCCCGCCCAGCCCCACTCCCCAACTGGAGAAGCTCAGCACAGGGCGGAGTGGGGGCAGGCACAGGGCACAGGGCCTGGAGGGGCTCCAGGTGTTGAGGACTCTTCCCGGCACCGGGAGCCCCTGCACGGCCTCTGCCCTGGAGGTGCTCGGCCCTCGGTCTGCCTGGGAACTTCCTGGGCCTCACAGGCCATCACAGCAGGGG GTGTCCGGGGGCCTGTCTTTGGAGAGCCATCAGCTCCACCGCACACCAGTGGGGTCTCGCTGGGAGAGAGCCGGAGCAGCGAAGTGGACGTCTCGGATCTCGGCTCGCGAAACTACAGTGCCCGCACAGACTTCTACTGCCTGGTGTCCAAGGATGATATGTAG
- the SIGIRR gene encoding single Ig IL-1-related receptor isoform X1 has translation MPGVCDRAPDFLSPSEDQVLRPALGSSVALNCTAWVVSGPHCSLPSVQWLKDGLPLGIGGHYSLHEYSWVKANLSEVLVSSVLGVNVTSTEVYGAFTCSIQNISFSSFTLQRAGPTSHVAAVLASLLVLLALLLAALLYVKCRLNVLLWYQDAYGEVEINDGKLYDAYVSYSDCPEDRKFVNFILKPQLERRRGYKLFLDDRDLLPRAEPSADLLVNLSRCRRLIVVLSDAFLSRAWCSHSFREGLCRLLELTRRPIFITFEGQRRDPAHPALRLLRQHRHLVTLLLWRPGSVTPSSDFWKEVQLALPRKVQYRPVEGDPQTQLQDDKDPMLILRGRVPEGRALDSEVDPDPEGDLGMPAQPHSPTGEAQHRAEWGQAQGTGPGGAPGVEDSSRHREPLHGLCPGGARPSVCLGTSWASQAITAGGEQGQPLAVGLGQGCGWPPQASRSPHPRCPGACLWRAISSTAHQWGLAGREPEQRSGRLGSRLAKLQCPHRLLLPGVQG, from the exons ATGCCAG GTGTCTGTGATAGGGCCCCTGACTTCCTCTCCCCGTCTGAAGACCAGGTGCTGAGGCCTGCCTTGGGCAGCTCAGTGGCTCTGAACTGCACGGCTTGGGTAGTCTCTGGGCCCCACTGCTCCCTGCCTTCAGTCCAGTGGCTGAAAGACGGGCTTCCATTGGGAATTGGGGGCCACTACAGCCTCCACGAGTACTCCTG GGTCAAGGCCAACCTGTCAGAGGTGCTTGTGTCCAGTGTCCTGGGGGTCAACGTGACCAGCACTGAAGTCTATGGGGCCTTCACCTGCTCCATCCAGAACATCAGCTTCTCCTCCTTCACTCTTCAGAGAGCTG GCCCTACAAGCCACGTGGCTGCGGTGCTGGCCTCCCTCCTGGTCCTGCTGGCCCTGCTGCTGGCCGCCCTGCTCTATGTCAAGTGCCGTCTCAACGTGCTGCTCTGGTACCAGGACGCGTATGGGGAGGTGGAGATAAACG ACGGGAAGCTCTACGACGCCTACGTCTCCTACAGCGACTGCCCCGAGGACCGCAAGTTCGTGAACTTCATCCTAAAGCCGCAGCTGGAGCGGCGTCGGGGCTACAAGCTCTTCCTGGACGACCGCGACCTCCTGCCGCGCGCTG AGCCCTCCGCCGACCTCTTGGTGAACCTGAGCCGCTGCCGACGCCTCATCGTGGTGCTTTCGGACGCCTTCCTGAGCCGGGCCTGGTGCAGCCACAGCTTCCG GGAGGGCCTGTGCCGGCTGCTGGAGCTCACCCGCAGACCCATCTTCATCACCTTCGAGGGCCAGAGGCGCGACCCCGCGCACCCGGCGCTCCGCCTGCTGCGCCAGCACCGCCACCTGGTGACCTTGCTGCTCTGGAGGCCCGGCTCCGTG ACTCCTTCCTCCGATTTTTGGAAAGAAGTGCAGCTGGCGCTGCCGCGGAAGGTGCAGTACAGGCCTGTGGAAGGAGACCCCCAGACGCAGCTGCAGGACGACAAGGACCCCATGCTGATTCTTCGAGGCCGAGTCCCTGAGGGCCGGGCCCTGGACTCAGAGGTGGACCCGGACCCTGAGGGCGACCTGGGTATGCCCGCCCAGCCCCACTCCCCAACTGGAGAAGCTCAGCACAGGGCGGAGTGGGGGCAGGCACAGGGCACAGGGCCTGGAGGGGCTCCAGGTGTTGAGGACTCTTCCCGGCACCGGGAGCCCCTGCACGGCCTCTGCCCTGGAGGTGCTCGGCCCTCGGTCTGCCTGGGAACTTCCTGGGCCTCACAGGCCATCACAGCAGGGGGTGAGCAGGGGCAGCCCCTGGCAGTGGGTCTGGGCCAAGGCTGTGGGTGGCCACCTCAGGCGTCTCGGTCTCCCCACCCCAGGTGTCCGGGGGCCTGTCTTTGGAGAGCCATCAGCTCCACCGCACACCAGTGGGGTCTCGCTGGGAGAGAGCCGGAGCAGCGAAGTGGACGTCTCGGATCTCGGCTCGCGAAACTACAGTGCCCGCACAGACTTCTACTGCCTGGTGTCCAAGGATGA
- the SIGIRR gene encoding single Ig IL-1-related receptor isoform X3 produces MPGVCDRAPDFLSPSEDQVLRPALGSSVALNCTAWVVSGPHCSLPSVQWLKDGLPLGIGGHYSLHEYSWVKANLSEVLVSSVLGVNVTSTEVYGAFTCSIQNISFSSFTLQRAGPTSHVAAVLASLLVLLALLLAALLYVKCRLNVLLWYQDAYGEVEINDGKLYDAYVSYSDCPEDRKFVNFILKPQLERRRGYKLFLDDRDLLPRAEPSADLLVNLSRCRRLIVVLSDAFLSRAWCSHSFRLLPPIFGKKCSWRCRGRCSTGLWKETPRRSCRTTRTPC; encoded by the exons ATGCCAG GTGTCTGTGATAGGGCCCCTGACTTCCTCTCCCCGTCTGAAGACCAGGTGCTGAGGCCTGCCTTGGGCAGCTCAGTGGCTCTGAACTGCACGGCTTGGGTAGTCTCTGGGCCCCACTGCTCCCTGCCTTCAGTCCAGTGGCTGAAAGACGGGCTTCCATTGGGAATTGGGGGCCACTACAGCCTCCACGAGTACTCCTG GGTCAAGGCCAACCTGTCAGAGGTGCTTGTGTCCAGTGTCCTGGGGGTCAACGTGACCAGCACTGAAGTCTATGGGGCCTTCACCTGCTCCATCCAGAACATCAGCTTCTCCTCCTTCACTCTTCAGAGAGCTG GCCCTACAAGCCACGTGGCTGCGGTGCTGGCCTCCCTCCTGGTCCTGCTGGCCCTGCTGCTGGCCGCCCTGCTCTATGTCAAGTGCCGTCTCAACGTGCTGCTCTGGTACCAGGACGCGTATGGGGAGGTGGAGATAAACG ACGGGAAGCTCTACGACGCCTACGTCTCCTACAGCGACTGCCCCGAGGACCGCAAGTTCGTGAACTTCATCCTAAAGCCGCAGCTGGAGCGGCGTCGGGGCTACAAGCTCTTCCTGGACGACCGCGACCTCCTGCCGCGCGCTG AGCCCTCCGCCGACCTCTTGGTGAACCTGAGCCGCTGCCGACGCCTCATCGTGGTGCTTTCGGACGCCTTCCTGAGCCGGGCCTGGTGCAGCCACAGCTTCCG ACTCCTTCCTCCGATTTTTGGAAAGAAGTGCAGCTGGCGCTGCCGCGGAAGGTGCAGTACAGGCCTGTGGAAGGAGACCCCCAGACGCAGCTGCAGGACGACAAGGACCCCATGCTGA
- the PKP3 gene encoding plakophilin-3 isoform PKP3a (isoform PKP3a is encoded by transcript variant 1) — MQDGNFLLSALQPEAGVCSLALPSDLQLDRRGAEGPEAERLRAARVQEQVRARLLQLGQQPRHNGAAEPEPEAETARGTSRGQYHTLQAGFSSRSQGLSGDKTSGFRPIAKPAYSPASWSSRSAVDLSCSRRLSSAHNGGSAFGAAGYGGAQPTPPMPTRPVSFHERGGVGSRADYDTLSLRSLRLGPGGLDDRYSLVSEQLEPAATSTYRAFAYERQASSSSSRAGGLDWPEATEVSPSRTIRAPAVRTLQRFQSSHRSRGVGGAVPGAVLEPVARAPSVRSLSLSLADSGHLPDVHGFNSYGSHRTLQRLSSGFDDIDLPSAVKYLMASDPNLQVLGAAYIQHKCYSDAAAKKQARSLQAVPRLVKLFNHANQEVQRHATGAMRNLIYDNADNKLALVEENGIFELLRTLREQDDELRKNVTGILWNLSSSDHLKDRLARDTLEQLTDLVLSPLSGAGGPPLIQQNASEAEIFYNATGFLRNLSSASQATRQKMRECHGLVDALVTSINHALDAGKCEDKSVENAVCVLRNLSYRLYDEMPPSALQRLEGRGRRDLAGAPPGEVVGCFTPQSRRLRELPLAADALTFAEVSKDPKGLEWLWSPQIVGLYNRLLQRCELNRHTTEAAAGALQNITAGDRRWAGVLSRLALEQERILNPLLDRVRTADHHQLRSLTGLIRNLSRNARNKDEMSTKVVSHLIEKLPGSVGEKSPPAEVLVNIIAVLNNLVVASPIAARDLLYFDGLRKLIFIKKKRDSPDSEKSSRAASSLLANLWQYNKLHRDFRAKGYRKEDFLGP, encoded by the exons ATGCAGGACGGTAACTTCCTGCTGTCGGCCCTGCAGCCTGAGGCCGGCGTGTGCTCCCTGGCGCTGCCCTCTGACCTGCAGCTGGACCGCCGGGGCGCCGAGGGGCCGGAGGCCGAGCGGCTGCGGGCAGCCCGCGTCCAGGAGCAGGTCCGCGCCCGCCTCTTGCAGCTGGGACAGCAGCCGCGGCACAACGGGGCCGCTGAGCCCGAGCCTGAGGCCGAGACTGCCAGAG GCACATCCAGGGGGCAGTACCACACCCTGCAGGCTGGCTTCAGCTCTCGCTCTCAGGGCCTGAGTGGGGACAAGACCTCG GGCTTCCGGCCCATCGCCAAGCCGGCCTACAGCCCAGCCTCCTGGTCCTCCCGCTCCGCCGTGGATCTGAGCTGCAGTCGGAGGCTGAGTTCAGCCCACAACGGGGGCAGCGCCTTTGGGGCCGCTGGGTACGGGGGTGCCCAGCCCACCCCTCCCATGCCCACCAGGCCCGTGTCCTTCCATGAGCGCGGTGGGGTTGGGAGCCGGGCCGACTATGACACACTCTCCCTGCGCTCGCTGCGGCTGGGGCCCGGGGGCCTGGACGACCGCTACAGCCTGGTGTCTGAGCAGCTGGAGCCCGCGGCCACCTCCACCTACAGGGCCTTTGCGTACGAGCGCCAggccagctccagctccagccgggcaggggggctggaCTGGCCCGAGGCCACTGAGGTTTCCCCGAGCCGGACCATCCGTGCCCCTGCCGTGCGGACCCTGCAGCGATTCCAGAGCAGCCACCGGAGCCGCGGGGTAGGCGGGGCAGTGCCGGGGGCCGTCCTGGAGCCAGTGGCTCGAGCGCCATCTGTgcgcagcctcagcctcagcctggctGACTCGGGCCACCTGCCGGACGTGCATGGGTTCAACAGCTACGGTAGCCACCGAACCCTGCAGAGACTCAGCAGCGG TTTTGATGACATTGACCTGCCCTCAGCAGTCAAGTACCTCATGGCTTCAGACCCCAACCTGCAGGTGCTGGGAGCGGCCTACATCCAGCACAAGTGCTACAGCGATGCAGCCGCCAAGAAGCAG GCCCGCAGCCTTCAGGCCGTGCCTAGGCTGGTGAAGCTCTTCAACCACGCCAACCAGGAAGTGCAGCGCCATGCCACAGGTGCCATGCGCAACCTCATCTACGACAACGCTGACAACAAGCTGGCCCTGGTGGAGGAGAACGGGATCTTCGAGCTGCTGCGGACACTGCGGGAGCAGGATGATGAGCTTCGCAAAAATGTCACAG GGATCCTGTGGAACCTTTCATCCAGCGACCACCTGAAGGACCGCCTGGCCAGAGACACGCTGGAGCAGCTCACAGACCTGGTGTTGAGCCCCCTGTCGGGGGCTGGGGGTCCCCCCCTCATCCAGCAGAACGCCTCGGAGGCAGAGATCTTCTACAACGCCACCGGCTTCCTCAG GAACCTCAGCTCAGCCTCTCAGGCCACTCGCCAGAAGATGCGGGAGTGCCACGGGCTGGTGGACGCCCTGGTCACCTCTATCAACCACGCCCTGGACGCGGGCAAATGCGAGGACAAG AGCGTGGAGAACGCGGTGTGCGTCCTGCGGAACCTGTCCTACCGCCTCTACGACGAGATGCCGCCGTCCGCGCTGCAGCGGCTGGAGGGTCGCGGCCGCAGGGACCTGGCGGGGGCGCCGCCGGGAGAGGTCGTGGGCTGCTTCACGCCGCAGAGCCGGCGGCTGCGCGAG CTGCCCCTCGCCGCCGATGCGCTCACCTTCGCGGAGGTGTCCAAGGACCCCAAGGGCCTCGAGTGGCTGTGGAGCCCCCAGATCGTGGGGCTGTACAACCGGCTGCTGCAGCGCTGCGAGCTCAACCGGCACACGACGGAGGCGGCCGCCGGGGCGCTGCAGAACATCACGGCAGGCGACCGCAGG tggGCGGGGGTGCTGAGCCGCCTGGCCCTGGAGCAGGAGCGTATTCTGAACCCCCTGCTAGACCGTGTCAGGACCGCCGACCACCACCAGCTGCGCTCACTGACTGGCCTCATCCGAAACCTGTCTCGGAACGCTAGGAACAAGGACGAGATGT CCACGAAGGTGGTGAGCCACCTGATCGAGAAGCTGCCGGGCAGCGTGGGTGAGAAGTCGCCCCCAGCCGAGGTGCTGGTCAACATCATAGCTGTGCTCAACAACCTGGTGGTGGCCAGCCCCATCGCTGCCCGAGACCTGCTGTATTTTGACGGACTCCGAAAGCTCATCTTCATCAAGAAGAAGCGGGACAG CCCCGACAGTGAGAAGTCCTCCCGGGCAGCATCCAGCCTCCTGGCCAACCTGTGGCAGTACAACAAGCTCCACCGTGACTTCCGGGCG AAGGGCTATCGGAAGGAGGACTTCCTGGGCCCATAG
- the PKP3 gene encoding plakophilin-3 isoform PKP3b (isoform PKP3b is encoded by transcript variant 2), which translates to MESWTPRPSAVASGMSWEAGGIRTTSRPEAGVCSLALPSDLQLDRRGAEGPEAERLRAARVQEQVRARLLQLGQQPRHNGAAEPEPEAETARGTSRGQYHTLQAGFSSRSQGLSGDKTSGFRPIAKPAYSPASWSSRSAVDLSCSRRLSSAHNGGSAFGAAGYGGAQPTPPMPTRPVSFHERGGVGSRADYDTLSLRSLRLGPGGLDDRYSLVSEQLEPAATSTYRAFAYERQASSSSSRAGGLDWPEATEVSPSRTIRAPAVRTLQRFQSSHRSRGVGGAVPGAVLEPVARAPSVRSLSLSLADSGHLPDVHGFNSYGSHRTLQRLSSGFDDIDLPSAVKYLMASDPNLQVLGAAYIQHKCYSDAAAKKQARSLQAVPRLVKLFNHANQEVQRHATGAMRNLIYDNADNKLALVEENGIFELLRTLREQDDELRKNVTGILWNLSSSDHLKDRLARDTLEQLTDLVLSPLSGAGGPPLIQQNASEAEIFYNATGFLRNLSSASQATRQKMRECHGLVDALVTSINHALDAGKCEDKSVENAVCVLRNLSYRLYDEMPPSALQRLEGRGRRDLAGAPPGEVVGCFTPQSRRLRELPLAADALTFAEVSKDPKGLEWLWSPQIVGLYNRLLQRCELNRHTTEAAAGALQNITAGDRRWAGVLSRLALEQERILNPLLDRVRTADHHQLRSLTGLIRNLSRNARNKDEMSTKVVSHLIEKLPGSVGEKSPPAEVLVNIIAVLNNLVVASPIAARDLLYFDGLRKLIFIKKKRDSPDSEKSSRAASSLLANLWQYNKLHRDFRAKGYRKEDFLGP; encoded by the exons ATGGAGTCCTGGACACCTCGGCCGTCAGCAGTGGCCTCTGGGATGAGCTGGGAGGCTGGCGGGATCCGGACCACGAGCCGG CCTGAGGCCGGCGTGTGCTCCCTGGCGCTGCCCTCTGACCTGCAGCTGGACCGCCGGGGCGCCGAGGGGCCGGAGGCCGAGCGGCTGCGGGCAGCCCGCGTCCAGGAGCAGGTCCGCGCCCGCCTCTTGCAGCTGGGACAGCAGCCGCGGCACAACGGGGCCGCTGAGCCCGAGCCTGAGGCCGAGACTGCCAGAG GCACATCCAGGGGGCAGTACCACACCCTGCAGGCTGGCTTCAGCTCTCGCTCTCAGGGCCTGAGTGGGGACAAGACCTCG GGCTTCCGGCCCATCGCCAAGCCGGCCTACAGCCCAGCCTCCTGGTCCTCCCGCTCCGCCGTGGATCTGAGCTGCAGTCGGAGGCTGAGTTCAGCCCACAACGGGGGCAGCGCCTTTGGGGCCGCTGGGTACGGGGGTGCCCAGCCCACCCCTCCCATGCCCACCAGGCCCGTGTCCTTCCATGAGCGCGGTGGGGTTGGGAGCCGGGCCGACTATGACACACTCTCCCTGCGCTCGCTGCGGCTGGGGCCCGGGGGCCTGGACGACCGCTACAGCCTGGTGTCTGAGCAGCTGGAGCCCGCGGCCACCTCCACCTACAGGGCCTTTGCGTACGAGCGCCAggccagctccagctccagccgggcaggggggctggaCTGGCCCGAGGCCACTGAGGTTTCCCCGAGCCGGACCATCCGTGCCCCTGCCGTGCGGACCCTGCAGCGATTCCAGAGCAGCCACCGGAGCCGCGGGGTAGGCGGGGCAGTGCCGGGGGCCGTCCTGGAGCCAGTGGCTCGAGCGCCATCTGTgcgcagcctcagcctcagcctggctGACTCGGGCCACCTGCCGGACGTGCATGGGTTCAACAGCTACGGTAGCCACCGAACCCTGCAGAGACTCAGCAGCGG TTTTGATGACATTGACCTGCCCTCAGCAGTCAAGTACCTCATGGCTTCAGACCCCAACCTGCAGGTGCTGGGAGCGGCCTACATCCAGCACAAGTGCTACAGCGATGCAGCCGCCAAGAAGCAG GCCCGCAGCCTTCAGGCCGTGCCTAGGCTGGTGAAGCTCTTCAACCACGCCAACCAGGAAGTGCAGCGCCATGCCACAGGTGCCATGCGCAACCTCATCTACGACAACGCTGACAACAAGCTGGCCCTGGTGGAGGAGAACGGGATCTTCGAGCTGCTGCGGACACTGCGGGAGCAGGATGATGAGCTTCGCAAAAATGTCACAG GGATCCTGTGGAACCTTTCATCCAGCGACCACCTGAAGGACCGCCTGGCCAGAGACACGCTGGAGCAGCTCACAGACCTGGTGTTGAGCCCCCTGTCGGGGGCTGGGGGTCCCCCCCTCATCCAGCAGAACGCCTCGGAGGCAGAGATCTTCTACAACGCCACCGGCTTCCTCAG GAACCTCAGCTCAGCCTCTCAGGCCACTCGCCAGAAGATGCGGGAGTGCCACGGGCTGGTGGACGCCCTGGTCACCTCTATCAACCACGCCCTGGACGCGGGCAAATGCGAGGACAAG AGCGTGGAGAACGCGGTGTGCGTCCTGCGGAACCTGTCCTACCGCCTCTACGACGAGATGCCGCCGTCCGCGCTGCAGCGGCTGGAGGGTCGCGGCCGCAGGGACCTGGCGGGGGCGCCGCCGGGAGAGGTCGTGGGCTGCTTCACGCCGCAGAGCCGGCGGCTGCGCGAG CTGCCCCTCGCCGCCGATGCGCTCACCTTCGCGGAGGTGTCCAAGGACCCCAAGGGCCTCGAGTGGCTGTGGAGCCCCCAGATCGTGGGGCTGTACAACCGGCTGCTGCAGCGCTGCGAGCTCAACCGGCACACGACGGAGGCGGCCGCCGGGGCGCTGCAGAACATCACGGCAGGCGACCGCAGG tggGCGGGGGTGCTGAGCCGCCTGGCCCTGGAGCAGGAGCGTATTCTGAACCCCCTGCTAGACCGTGTCAGGACCGCCGACCACCACCAGCTGCGCTCACTGACTGGCCTCATCCGAAACCTGTCTCGGAACGCTAGGAACAAGGACGAGATGT CCACGAAGGTGGTGAGCCACCTGATCGAGAAGCTGCCGGGCAGCGTGGGTGAGAAGTCGCCCCCAGCCGAGGTGCTGGTCAACATCATAGCTGTGCTCAACAACCTGGTGGTGGCCAGCCCCATCGCTGCCCGAGACCTGCTGTATTTTGACGGACTCCGAAAGCTCATCTTCATCAAGAAGAAGCGGGACAG CCCCGACAGTGAGAAGTCCTCCCGGGCAGCATCCAGCCTCCTGGCCAACCTGTGGCAGTACAACAAGCTCCACCGTGACTTCCGGGCG AAGGGCTATCGGAAGGAGGACTTCCTGGGCCCATAG
- the SIGIRR gene encoding single Ig IL-1-related receptor, with amino-acid sequence MPGVCDRAPDFLSPSEDQVLRPALGSSVALNCTAWVVSGPHCSLPSVQWLKDGLPLGIGGHYSLHEYSWVKANLSEVLVSSVLGVNVTSTEVYGAFTCSIQNISFSSFTLQRAGPTSHVAAVLASLLVLLALLLAALLYVKCRLNVLLWYQDAYGEVEINDGKLYDAYVSYSDCPEDRKFVNFILKPQLERRRGYKLFLDDRDLLPRAEPSADLLVNLSRCRRLIVVLSDAFLSRAWCSHSFREGLCRLLELTRRPIFITFEGQRRDPAHPALRLLRQHRHLVTLLLWRPGSVTPSSDFWKEVQLALPRKVQYRPVEGDPQTQLQDDKDPMLILRGRVPEGRALDSEVDPDPEGDLGVRGPVFGEPSAPPHTSGVSLGESRSSEVDVSDLGSRNYSARTDFYCLVSKDDM; translated from the exons ATGCCAG GTGTCTGTGATAGGGCCCCTGACTTCCTCTCCCCGTCTGAAGACCAGGTGCTGAGGCCTGCCTTGGGCAGCTCAGTGGCTCTGAACTGCACGGCTTGGGTAGTCTCTGGGCCCCACTGCTCCCTGCCTTCAGTCCAGTGGCTGAAAGACGGGCTTCCATTGGGAATTGGGGGCCACTACAGCCTCCACGAGTACTCCTG GGTCAAGGCCAACCTGTCAGAGGTGCTTGTGTCCAGTGTCCTGGGGGTCAACGTGACCAGCACTGAAGTCTATGGGGCCTTCACCTGCTCCATCCAGAACATCAGCTTCTCCTCCTTCACTCTTCAGAGAGCTG GCCCTACAAGCCACGTGGCTGCGGTGCTGGCCTCCCTCCTGGTCCTGCTGGCCCTGCTGCTGGCCGCCCTGCTCTATGTCAAGTGCCGTCTCAACGTGCTGCTCTGGTACCAGGACGCGTATGGGGAGGTGGAGATAAACG ACGGGAAGCTCTACGACGCCTACGTCTCCTACAGCGACTGCCCCGAGGACCGCAAGTTCGTGAACTTCATCCTAAAGCCGCAGCTGGAGCGGCGTCGGGGCTACAAGCTCTTCCTGGACGACCGCGACCTCCTGCCGCGCGCTG AGCCCTCCGCCGACCTCTTGGTGAACCTGAGCCGCTGCCGACGCCTCATCGTGGTGCTTTCGGACGCCTTCCTGAGCCGGGCCTGGTGCAGCCACAGCTTCCG GGAGGGCCTGTGCCGGCTGCTGGAGCTCACCCGCAGACCCATCTTCATCACCTTCGAGGGCCAGAGGCGCGACCCCGCGCACCCGGCGCTCCGCCTGCTGCGCCAGCACCGCCACCTGGTGACCTTGCTGCTCTGGAGGCCCGGCTCCGTG ACTCCTTCCTCCGATTTTTGGAAAGAAGTGCAGCTGGCGCTGCCGCGGAAGGTGCAGTACAGGCCTGTGGAAGGAGACCCCCAGACGCAGCTGCAGGACGACAAGGACCCCATGCTGATTCTTCGAGGCCGAGTCCCTGAGGGCCGGGCCCTGGACTCAGAGGTGGACCCGGACCCTGAGGGCGACCTGG GTGTCCGGGGGCCTGTCTTTGGAGAGCCATCAGCTCCACCGCACACCAGTGGGGTCTCGCTGGGAGAGAGCCGGAGCAGCGAAGTGGACGTCTCGGATCTCGGCTCGCGAAACTACAGTGCCCGCACAGACTTCTACTGCCTGGTGTCCAAGGATGATATGTAG